In the Theobroma cacao cultivar B97-61/B2 chromosome 1, Criollo_cocoa_genome_V2, whole genome shotgun sequence genome, one interval contains:
- the LOC18610700 gene encoding uncharacterized protein At1g76070 has product MEKQVKQRNKVLPFLPKAASAVTFQVSTPISPAGKGYSGPIVSLIPKEARRKSKNGSFDEPTSPKVSCMGQIKCRKKKETVTPPQVATEEMKRKRFLMLKVLKGTKGGHRFYVSNAGADQVAERVPSSLRQMKQFSSARGTLTDFDWMAYEAEGAGEAGCVSNPLYEEKGVKSEKEAKVVVNGVGVVEEIRRENLWTRRTTASLTPIQL; this is encoded by the coding sequence ATGGAGAAGCAGGTGAAACAGAGGAACAAGGTCCTACCCTTTCTTCCGAAAGCTGCATCAGCCGTGACTTTCCAGGTAAGCACGCCGATCAGCCCTGCTGGTAAAGGGTATTCAGGTCCGATCGTGTCCTTGATTCCCAAGGAGGCTCGGAGGAAGTCCAAAAATGGGAGCTTTGATGAACCAACCTCACCGAAAGTTTCGTGCATGGGCCAGATCAAGTGCaggaaaaagaaggaaactGTGACGCCACCACAAGTAGCGACGGAAGAAATGAAGAGGAAGCGTTTTTTGATGCTTAAAGTATTGAAAGGGACAAAGGGTGGTCATAGATTTTATGTTTCCAATGCCGGGGCAGATCAGGTTGCTGAAAGAGTTCCTTCCTCCTTGCGCCAGATGAAGCAATTTTCTAGCGCACGTGGAACGTTAACAGATTTTGATTGGATGGCATATGAAGCAGAAGGGGCAGGGGAAGCAGGCTGCGTGAGCAATCCTTTGTACGAGGAAAAGGGAGTGAAAAGTGAGAAGGAAGCAAAGGTTGTTGTCAATGGAGTTGGGGTAGTTGAAGAAATAAGAAGAGAAAATCTGTGGACGAGAAGAACCACGGCCTCTCTAACTCCAATTCAGTTGTAA